The DNA segment TTCTGCTTTCTCAATTGCTTGTTGGTGCGAAACATTTCCTTTGCCAATCAAAACTTTTCGCTTGTGAGATATAATTTGGTTGTCAAGAGCATCTATCCAATCTTTCATTGTCATTGGATTCATTTCCAATGCTTGAAACTCAGCAAAATCCAAGAAACCCGAAACTAGTAAATTTAAGCGTTGCAACTCAATCTCCGAAAGGTAGTTTTTTGCAATCTTCACATCATCTTTGGTAACATAGTTGCCTTTGAAGTTTGTCATGCCAACAAATGGTTTCTCATTATCCACACGATTGTATATAACCTCGGCAGCGGTATTCTCATGAACAGCATAATGAAGTTTATTCTGCACTGTTGCAAAAAACATCTTTGTCATTTCACTGCGAGGATCATAATCAGTCGCTGTCGCATAAATATCAGTTACCTGCTGATAAAAGTTACGTTCACTACTACGAATATCCCTGATGCGTTGTAGCAACTCTCTAAAATAACGATTACCTCCTTGTTTCAAGCGTTCATCGTCAATTGCAAAGCCCTTCTGGATATACTCATGAAGTCGCTGAGTTGCCCAACGGCGGAAGCGTGTAGCCACTTGTGACTGCACACGATAACCTAAAGCAATAATCATATCAAGATTATAATGAACAATATTACGCTGCACTTGGCGATTTCCTTCTTGTCGAACTGTCAAGAATTCCTTTACAGTTCGATTTATATCTAACTCACCATAGTTTAGAATATTTTCTATATGCTGACTAATATTCTGCTTGGTAGTATCATATATCTCCGCTAATTGACTCTGCGTTAACCACAAATCTTCATCAGCGA comes from the Bacteroidales bacterium genome and includes:
- a CDS encoding virulence RhuM family protein, with the translated sequence MTKEENKIILYQDDNEITRISVRFADEDLWLTQSQLAEIYDTTKQNISQHIENILNYGELDINRTVKEFLTVRQEGNRQVQRNIVHYNLDMIIALGYRVQSQVATRFRRWATQRLHEYIQKGFAIDDERLKQGGNRYFRELLQRIRDIRSSERNFYQQVTDIYATATDYDPRSEMTKMFFATVQNKLHYAVHENTAAEVIYNRVDNEKPFVGMTNFKGNYVTKDDVKIAKNYLSEIELQRLNLLVSGFLDFAEFQALEMNPMTMKDWIDALDNQIISHKRKVLIGKGNVSHQQAIEKAEKEFEIYRKREMDLLESDFDKEIKKLKKE